One window of Nicotiana tomentosiformis chromosome 11, ASM39032v3, whole genome shotgun sequence genomic DNA carries:
- the LOC104109532 gene encoding F-box protein At2g27310, whose protein sequence is MSSCSTTTTTADDGGRTAITAVHPDIIQTLILTKLDGPTLISTSFASSQLKNLCSDDILWKNICNSYWPSTSNPLVQNAISTFPSGHRSFFSDSFPAILHHNNTNICGTEYRNFLTPELISAVDIHFEENLLYSKVVKTETKSNWFMSSPLRVDLLGHKETITTPVKFDSDDGTCKLRLQENMKLSWILIDPKKNRAVNMSSLQPVSVRRHWLTGELKVRYSTVMASGADAGDGGGLVQCGIVVTCEGKEGGELHVREVSMQVEDMDGKVLCGKDSLVIVQEAMEGGRKKGKGGEEKERYEKFLELRKLWRERKQRREKRLDMVCIFSGITIFISFWTLIVLGSRSNGSYFS, encoded by the coding sequence ATGTCATCTTgttccaccaccaccaccacggCTGACGACGGTGGAAGGACGGCGATCACTGCCGTCCATCCCGACATCATACAAACCCTAATCTTAACCAAACTCGACGGCCCAACTCTTATTTCCACCAGTTTCGCTTCTTCACAACTTAAAAATCTCTGTTCCGATGATATTCTCTGGAAAAATATTTGCAACTCTTATTGGCCATCTACCTCTAACCCTCTAGTCCAAAACGCCATCTCCACCTTCCCCTCCGGTCACCGGTCATTTTTCTCCGACTCCTTTCCCGCCATCCTCCACCATAATAATACTAATATATGTGGTACCGAATACCGAAATTTTTTAACACCGGAGTTGATATCAGCTGTTGATATTCACTTTGAGGAAAATTTATTATACTCAAAAGTAGTGAAAACAGAGACGAAAAGTAATTGGTTTATGAGTTCGCCGCTTAgagttgaccttttgggtcataAAGAGACGATAACGACGCCGGTAAAATTCGACAGCGATGACGGAACTTGCAAATTACGTTTACAGGAGAATATGAAATTGAGCTGGATTTTAATTGATCCAAAGAAAAATCGAGCTGTGAATATGTCGAGTTTGCAGCCGGTATCCGTCCGGCGACATTGGTTAACCGGAGAATTGAAGGTTCGGTATTCGACGGTGATGGCTTCTGGCGCCGACGCCGGCGACGGAGGAGGGTTGGTGCAGTGTGGAATAGTAGTCACGTGCGAAGGGAAGGAAGGAGGTGAGTTGCACGTGAGGGAAGTGAGCATGCAAGTAGAGGACATGGATGGGAAAGTTTTATGTGGGAAGGATAGTTTGGTAATTGTACAAGAGGCTATGGAAGGAGGAAGGAAGAAGGGAAAAGgaggagaagaaaaagaaaggtaTGAGAAATTTTTGGAATTAAGGAAATTATGGAGGGAAAGGAAACAAAGGAGAGAAAAAAGATTAGATATGGTGTGTATATTTAGTGGGATTacaatttttatttctttttggaCTTTGATTGTGTTAGGTTCAAGAAGTAATGGTAGTTATTTTAGTTAG